One Bombus fervidus isolate BK054 chromosome 7, iyBomFerv1, whole genome shotgun sequence genomic region harbors:
- the LOC139989495 gene encoding uncharacterized protein: protein MSVSDTAKLPPDGSWGWMIVLAYSMSGICTVSIMQGFGLVFKDIFPRFGFTATEGTIIINTNLAFGMLLGLINGPLLRLFGYRKMAMIGSIIFSSGVIMTAFAKSFTCLMIFYGIFASLGTSMTSSAFSYALNSYFTTKRGRAISLAMTLIGVGPIIVPQVTTLLISYYGTQGTILLYGAFTLHSLVGSSLLHPLKWHTKNATKSESVNGESSKNENENTIRERKRSIFQDEESFKSSILDLVIVQRKTTLSSIDHDAEIGSIYGFDIPYARQMSETLSASLGEKEVDMYVITENGQTGKERRKVQHCNRRLKSIETINLGSSLEIFEEKPLTKCSSIDELETNNYKSTMENDTLLTKNHANAVSSANIDSNGKSEKKSTIKRIFKTISEYFDLDLLRDPIYVNIMLGMSIAIFAEINFSQLTPFFLSDMKISNNQIATVMSVIASVDLMFRILAPFIGEWLHQPPRIMYLGSLCLLIISRSTLLFVNEFISLIIVAVGLGAAKGIRSIYMSLVIPCYVPIDKLPNASGIQMIVNGAILLCAGPMLGIMRDNFGSFTPCIIVINCVTALTVIIWTVEMLIIRKKKMQKRKEQRDSP, encoded by the exons atatgtacCGTATCGATTATGCAAGGTTTTGGATTagtatttaaagatattttccCTCGTTTTGGGTTCACTGCGACGGAAGGAACGATcattattaatacaaatttagcTTTCGGCATGCTCCTTGGATTGATAAACGGTCCGCTTCTACGACTTTTCGGATATAGGAAAATGGCTATGATCGGTAGTATAATATTCAGCAGTGGAGTAATTATGACAGCATTTGCCAAATCTTTTACCTGTTTAATGATCTTCTATGGTATATTCGCAT CATTGGGTACGTCGATGACATCGTCTGCTTTCTCGTATGCGTTAAACTCTTACTTTACAACAAAAAGGGGACGCGCAATATCCTTAGCAATGACACTTATTGGAGTTGGCCCTATAATTGTGCCTCAAGTGAccactttattaatttcatattatggAACTCAG gGTACGATATTGTTATATGGAGCGTTCACTTTGCACTCATTAGTAGGTAGCTCGTTACTTCATCCACTTAAATGGCATACGAAAAATGCTACTAAATCAGAAAGTGTGAACGGTGAATCGTCGAAGAATGAGAATGAAAATACAATCAGAG aaCGGAAGCGCAGTATTTTCCAAGACGAAGAAAGTTTTAAAAGTTCAATATTAGACTTAGTTATTGTACAAAGAAAAACGACTCTTTCAAGTATTGATCACGATGCAGAAATTGGAAGTATATATGGATTTGATATACCCTATGCTCGACAGATGTCTGAAACCTTAAGTG CTTCGTTAGGAGAAAAGGAAGTTGATATGTACGTAATTACCGAAAATGGTCAAACGGGAAAGGAGCGGCGAAAAGTTCAGCATTGTAATCGTCGGT TAAAAAGCATTGAAACAATCAATCTCGGCAGCAGTTTAGAAATTTTTGAGGAGAAACCTTTAACTAAGTGCAGTAGCATAGATGAACTTGaaacgaataattataaaagtacGATGGAAAACGACacattattaacaaaaaatcaTGCAAACGCAGTGTCAAGTGCAAATATTGACAGCAATGGAAA gTCTGAAAAGAAATCGACCataaaacgaatattcaaGACGATATCAGAGTATTTTGATCTGGATTTATTGCGAGATCCAatctatgtaaatataatgttaGGAATGTCCATAGCTATTTTTgccgaaataaatttctctcaATTAACACCCTTTTTCCTGTCGGATATGAAGATATCAAACAATCAAATAGCGACTGTAATGAGTGTTATTGCCAGTGTAGATTTGATGTTCAGAATTCTTGCTCCTTTTATCGGAGAGTGGCTTCACCAACCACCAAGAATAATGTATCTAGGAAGCTTATGCCTCTTAATTATCAGTCGATCAA CTTTATTATTCGtcaatgaatttatttcattgataATCGTCGCTGTTGGATTGGGGGCTGCCAAAGGGATACGTTCAATATACATGAGTTTAGTAATACCTTGTTACGTACCAATAGATAAATTACCTAACGCATCGGGAATCCAAATGATTGTAAATGGAGCAATTCTTTTGTGTGCCGGTCCTATGCTTG GTATAATGCGTGATAATTTTGGAAGTTTTACACCTTGCATAATTGTGATAAATTGTGTTACGGCTCTAACAGTCATAATATGGACAGTGGAAATGTTAATCatccgaaagaaaaaaatgcagAAACGAAAAGAGCAGCGAGACTCTCCTTGA
- the LOC139989493 gene encoding uncharacterized protein produces the protein MDLHNSMRNMNLLRVTLTLSLLVFACSTSSCLKNDPSEPSFDNGPNIIRRSRRAGLSEYLVPPPIPKPYPVRSGRVANPSAAESPGYFTQLMSWLNPFNYVSSTSTPLKTSHLEPPPLYSPLTQSYSPPPYNLHPALQPGPSLHPPLGPQIDPSLHSSIGPLPPVQHAGPPVAAPSSGHPDTSLNLPARPSLQFYNPSTIFHGMQRAFPTPKDNRGSYVAANKGKHCNPCNKVPWIPMQDSGLHSDKYPLPTQLSNGYLPPSNQGNHDVQYAASHEVRIPELSQIPVEQTPFNSALPHPLLYHDTIPPLYKAEPFNRPFQNPSSIENVEHFKSPALPVTPLTDQVHKSPDVKDERYNIYGNDDQRSIGTEINQGHVSAISKSHETEINKEPVDHNESFDSSILDAQSPGSSNLENHEFPSQSGNEYHEFFHPNPTLITDFNYLPPDLKPSASFATSTFHNQESDSLNYQYSGDLSPSGSVVKDSHVTTQPSLVSSFVSEERPIHFEESPLLDLTKKDESRTDIQWPTSTIGYTDIDNVSDNTAKTTTDYNLGTENVFFEDSSDSVKSTESYSLPDIQNINNVFGPSTIATVDFSNSNINQHVETSTGSREYTNQQDVSYIPPSGQAGYLWPSLLINTPNLRNHSSKNHGSLNHPARWNNSFSGNKNSEKQESIDTKDTPDTLQKPQNMKRNKQVQVIIPYTSEYTPIPFQQSYGDWSIKTNFERTQPRKVPSRTGLNADNYLQQESRNDIQVVNQFQSQFNVNNSKKLNVQSIRPSSITVEDSKSTTTTRANTSIDVRRLQKNIDNWTIQEYSRPTTSSTILPSSLHPYLSPSKKIPTEYLTTTEPADRINESKDHNEIVKTYSLAGFSFNEIEHEGSASNRIEETQSAVKVLRIDKPKVTINDVHSVDKPTIEEKSTWKSDSVSISSINKERVYVVTPQPISQIPSKNDVENRKGQGETEQPEQTSESTASDISNSKNNFSEFEAIEKAYQVLPQAVNNLAVASTGKENIPLWGIMEHEEFASLNLNENDEEATEDIVDGPILYSGHSKVSRAKR, from the exons ATGGACCTACATAACAGTATGCGAAACATGAATCTGCTTCGA GTTACGTTAACGCTATCACTGCTCGTTTTTGCATGCAGTACGTCATCATGCTTGAAAAATGATCCAAGTGAACCATCCTTCGATAATGGTCCAAATATTATTCGGCGCAGTAGAAGGGCCGGATTAAGTGAATATTTAGTCCCACCTCCAATACCGAAACCTTATCCGGTGAGGTCTGGAAGAGTAGCAAATCCTTCGGCAGCGGAATCTCCAGGATACTTTACACAATTGATGAGCTGGTTGAACCCTTTTAATTATGTCTCTTCAACTTCTACGCCTCTAAAGACATCACACCTCGAACCACCACCTCTTTATTCTCCATTAACTCAATCTTACAGCCCTCCACCATATAATTTGCATCCTGCTTTGCAGCCTGGACCGTCTCTCCATCCTCCACTTGGACCTCAAATTGATCCATCTTTGCATTCTTCTATCG GTCCACTTCCTCCTGTTCAACATGCCGGACCACCTGTGGCAGCTCCTTCTAGTGGACATCCGGATACATCTCTTAATCTTCCTGCTCGCCCATCCTTACAATTTTACAACCCTTCAACGATCTTTCATGGTATGCAACGCGCTTTCCCAACTCCGAAAGACAATCGCGGTAGTTACGTAGCGGCAAATAAAGGGAAACATTGTAATCCTTGTAACAAAGTTCCTTGGATTCCGATGCAAGATAGCGGACTTCATTCGGACAAGTATCCGCTTCCTACGCAACTTTCGAACGGTTATCTTCCTCCTAGCAATCAAGGAAATCACGACGTCCAATACGCGGCTTCGCATGAAGTCAGAATACCAGAACTTTCTCAAATACCTGTTGAACAAACACCTTTCAACAGCGCATTACCGCACCCACTGTTGTACCATGACACGATACCTCCCCTTTACAAAGCAGAACCCTTTAATCGGCCGTTTCAAAATCCTTCTTCAATCGAAAATGTGGAACATTTCAAATCACCAGCTTTGCCTGTGACACCGTTAACTGATCAAGTACACAAAAGTCCTGATGTTAAAGACGagcgttataatatttatggtaATGACGATCAAAGATCCATTGGAACAGAGATTAATCAAGGACATGTAAGTGCCATATCTAAAAGCCATGAGACCGAGATCAACAAAGAGCCTGTAGACCACAATGAATCATTTGATAGTTCGATTCTCGATGCTCAGTCTCCAGGATCGTCGAATCTCGAAAATCACGAATTTCCTAGTCAAAGTGGTAACGAATACCATGAATTCTTTCATCCAAATCCAACTCTTATCACCGATTTCAATTACTTACCGCCGGATCTGAAACCTTCGGCTAGCTTCGCAACTTCCACCTTCCACAATCAAGAAAGCGATAGTTTGAATTATCAATATTCCGGCGATTTGTCGCCTAGCGGCAGTGTCGTTAAAGATTCTCACGTAACGACGCAACCGTCTCTTGTGAGTTCTTTCGTTTCGGAAGAAAGGCCGATACACTTTGAGGAATCGCCGCTGCTAGATCTGACGAAAAAAGACGAAAGTCGCACCGATATACAATGGCCAACTTCCACTATTGGCTATACCGATATCGATAATGTATCCGACAATACAGCGAAGACAACTACAGATTATAATTTAGGAAccgaaaatgtattttttgaaGATTCATCCGATTCTGTCAAGTCGACCGAATCCTATTCTCTTCCggatattcaaaatattaataatgtttttgGACCATCAACAATCGCAACCGTGGATTTCtcaaatagtaatattaaTCAACATGTCGAGACGTCAACGGGTAGTAGAGAATATACAAATCAACAAGACGTTTCGTATATTCCACCATCTGGACAAGCAGGATATTTGTGGCCaagtttgttaataaatacacCAAACTTGAGAAACCATTCATCGAAGAATCACGGTTCCTTGAATCATCCTGCTCGATGGAATAATTCTTTCTCAGGAAATAAGAATTCTGAAAAGCAAGAGAGTATAGATACGAAGGATACGCCAGATACGCTTCAAAAGCCACAAAATATGAAGCGAAATAAACAA GTACAAGTTATTATACCATACACGTCGGAATATACACCGATTCCGTTCCAACAATCTTACGGAGATTGGAGTATCAAAACTAATTTTGAACGTACGCAGCCAAGAAAGGTTCCTTCTCGAACCGGATTGAACGCCGATAATTATCTTCAACAAGAATCTAGGAATGATATTCAAGTAGTTAATCAATTTCAATCACAATTTAATGTCAATAACTCAAAAAAGTTGAACGTGCAATCGATAAGACCATCTTCAATTACGGTAGAAGATTCGAAAAGCACTACAACAACAAGAGCAAACACTTCCATCGATGTGCGAAGGTTGCAAAAGAATATCGATAACTGGACAATACAA GAATATTCAAGACCTACAACGTCTAGTACAATTTTACCTAGTTCCTTGCACCCTTATCTTTCGCCATCGAAGAAAATTCCAACGGAATACTTAACAACAACAGAACCAGCCGATCGTATAAACGAGTCGAAAGATCACAATGAAATTGTGAAAACTTATTCTTTGGCTGGCTTTAGTTTCAACGAGATAGAACATGAAGGCTCTGCGAGTAATCGTATCGAGGAGACCCAATCG GCCGTAAAGGTTCTACGAATAGATAAACCGAAAGTGACAATTAACGACGTGCACAGCGTAGATAAGCCCACGATAGAAGAAAAGTCAACATGGAAGTCAGACTCTGTATCGATATCATCTATAAATAAAGAACGAGTTTACGTGGTAACGCCACAGCCGATATCACAAATACCCTCGAAAAATGATGTGGAAAATCGTAAGGGGCAAGGGGAGACAGAACAACCGGAGCAAACAAGTGAATCGACCGCCAGTGACATAAGCAACAGCAAGAATAATTTCAGTGAATTTGAAGCGATCGAAAAAGCCTATCAAGTGCTTCCGCAAGCGGTAAATAATCTTGCTGTTGCATCTACCGGGAAGGAAAATATTCCTTTGTGGGGAATTATGGAACACGAAGAGTTTGCTTCTTTGAATTTGAACGAAAATGACGAAGAAGCAACAGAAGATATCGTGGATGGGCCGATACTTTATTCTGGGCACTCAAAG GTGTCACGAGCTAAACGATGA
- the LOC139989496 gene encoding uncharacterized protein, whose product MNVFLVAFEILFIFNSIPIGMFQMVPSNHTCVMQGAFEINDGTCANYYICIFNGAEFTSYDTSCSPSMVFDPSLKYCTSSSNYICKQIASSTSSSTSSSTSSSTPSTTPSTTPSTTSSSTPSTTPSTTPSTTPSTTPSTTSSSTSSSTSSSTPSTTPSTTPSTTPITTPITTPITIPITTPSTTPSTTPSTTSSSTPSSTSSSTPSTTPSTTPSTTPSTTPITTPITTPITTPITTPITTPSTTPSTTPSPTCVTNGRFPIASDITCQQYYFCYVNGATIIRYNLTCPNSLKFNSVTQKCVLPCPGMSPCPPCVLPK is encoded by the coding sequence ATGAACGTATTCCTCGTTGCgtttgaaattcttttcatCTTTAATTCGATTCCCATTGGGATGTTTCAAATGGTTCCATCTAACCATACATGTGTAATGCAAGGAGCATTTGAAATCAACGATGGAACGTGtgctaattattatatatgtatttttaacggAGCTGAATTCACGTCATACGATACATCGTGCTCACCTTCGATGGTATTTGATCCCTCGCTAAAATATTGCACATCGTCTTCGAATTATATCTGTAAACAAATTGCATCATCGACGTCAAGTTCCACATCAAGTTCCACGTCAAGTTCCACGCCAAGTACGACGCCAAGTACGACACCAAGTACGACGTCAAGTTCCACGCCAAGTACGACGCCAAGTACGACGCCAAGTACGACGCCAAGTACGACGCCAAGTACGACGTCAAGTTCCACATCAAGTTCCACGTCAAGTTCCACGCCCAGTACGACACCAAGTACGACACCAAGTACGACGCCAATTACAACGCCAATTACAACACCAATTACAATACCAATTACAACGCCAAGTACGACGCCAAGTACGACGCCAAGTACGACGTCAAGTTCCACACCAAGTTCCACGTCAAGTTCCACGCCCAGTACGACACCAAGTACGACACCAAGTACGACACCAAGTACGACGCCAATTACAACGCCAATTACAACGCCAATTACAACGCCAATTACAACGCCAATTACAACGCCAAGTACGACGCCAAGTACGACGCCAAGTCCTACATGCGTTACAAATGGTAGATTTCCAATAGCAAGTGACATCACTTGTCAGCAATATTATTTCTGTTACGTGAATGGTGCAACGATCATCAGATATAATCTTACGTGCCCAAACAGTTTGAAATTTAACAGTGTAACGCAAAAATGTGTATTACCTTGTCCAGGTATGAGTCCATGTCCACCTTGTGTATTgcctaaataa